Part of the Spinacia oleracea cultivar Varoflay chromosome 5, BTI_SOV_V1, whole genome shotgun sequence genome, tcatttccgtgaatcgttcttggattcactaccaatcgaggaaatttactgttacctttctaaaaggatttactgcagtgcaagatttttaattataaacaataattaaaacatacattgaagcatgcaaagtcaaaacatttatcatgaataataacttgaaaattaaagcaatcatgcaattcaaacaagttattagcattttattcgaatttaatgttccggcaggtgtgaataaaatgattccaagatcctaaaatcattgaagaattaagcacagtttttcgacttaattctaaaacatcttaggtaagcaaaaaccttttgctaatagtctagaaactattcttggttgataggcacgtctaagaacttattaggtaaacctatcgattttgccacgacataaaaggactccttacttatatcgttgagtttcaccaaaactaacatgtactcacaattatttgtgtaccttgcccctttaggaccaataagtaacacctcgctgagcgaaaactattactagattgatgtaaaggatatccaagcaagtgtatattttggcatggcaccttttaactcaatttttaagtttggtacttaaggctcttactatgttggttagattttaagtgaactaaaatccttaatcatgcaacataatcaagcttttgatctcatgcattttaagacatatttaaaagcaataaataacttaaaacatgcataagataaatgtgatctagtatgacccgacttcatcttgaaactttaacttcaaaattcgtcttgaaaatctccgtgggaggcaccattttcttcaaatagaataagctataattaaaactaattacaactatttgatggtacgcagaccatatctgaattgaaaaacaactttggtactttagaccaattacattcaaattaatggtacgcagaccatattttctatcctatttgggccatactagtcacttcataacctgcaaaacagtacatatacaatatataccattcacccattcattatcatgaatggcccacatggctggttagtaaaacacattatgcatcacgtaaacatttgcagcaattaatcaagggcaccaataatctaccaattattcagtccttattaattctaatcaagttgttttaaccttaaggatttgtagacctaatcaagagtttatgactaaaaagagctcctacttaaaccaataaattcatatgctttactaattttaaacataaacatgtatttctagtctaaccggaaacatacaaatttaattaaaatttaaagctcatataaatttataattgaatccaaaaagtttaatttaatttcagtcgtatttaaattaattcatgattttaattttagtaaaataattagaataaataaaatttattataattacaatattcaaaattaaaatccaagaaaataatttaaattattaattttaaaattaattaaaattacgtaaactgaaaatttcaaattaaaatttcaaaacgatctaatcgcaacgcaacaatcccacgcaacgcacgcccatgggccacacgcacacagccatcgctggccatgtgcgcgcagcccatgcgctgcgtcgcatcgctgctgctcaccatcgcaaggcatcacgcgagctggtgctcgctgcgcgcgccagcgctcgacgcaacaagcatgctgccgcagcccatcgctgggcgcagcgctcgtcgcacgtcgcaacacgcacccgcacgtcatcgctgggcgcagcgctcgtcgcacgcacaacaagcactcgcacgccatcgctgggcgcagcgctcgtcgcacgcacaacaagcactcgcacgccatcgctgggcgcagggctcgtcgcacgcacaatagcgctcgctgcgcgcgagcgatcgatgcttggcgcagcactcgtggcacgcgagcttacgctagctgcgcgcgaggctccgcacgcttgcgcgaggcagtgcgcgctgtggcgcagctcgcttgctgcccacacgcgactgctcgtgccttcctctcgccctcgcccattcgcccattgcacacagcccacgacacaaggcagggctgctgccttgtgctcgtgcaccatggccttgctcattgcattcgtaccgcatgggcgacgagctcccttgctcgtcgtcacatgcccgaactatacaacaccccttaatggtaacacgtagcgtccattgctttgtgcgtgcaagttatatgagcgaatcgcataaaaatttaaaatttatattcaaaattaatgacaaattaataaataatattaatttcataattttagggcgaaaaaatcgaaaatttattattcaattgatttccgattaacatggattcaagtctaggtcataaaaatttaaaatttaacataaatttacaatttttatggtggtttttaataataggtatctaattaaattataactaattatgaaaatcaaattaattctaaattattccaattttcaacaaattaatcataattacaaattagattgcataattaacaaggctaggcattcaaacttgttaaacatatacagtaggtcaataaaaaattcaagatttatcaacaagaatcgcaaatatttaatttaacatcttaaatttacgaaattttgcattcgaaaaactaaaacctccgaaaagtcatagttaggcttcgagtttgagaattctgggttcggccgaaaaatattgtttttgtcaaaattttagaatgccttttacatgcggaattgacacaaaaatcactcgatttggatgagtaacgaagaaactgctgaaaaactgcgtacttataattaaataaacgcaatttgcaattaattaacaattacgaaaattaatcaccccttttaattcttgcaaatttgtaatatttaaccatgttcatgcaatttagattatgaaaataataagaggctcgtgataccactgttaggttatgatacatatgaaaattcataaatcatgcggaaaaaccataaagccaggaaagcatattatttacacataatcatttagcatagtttagatgcatactctttgttgcgtgccttccctagctgcgcccgaaccgaacaagaacaagtctttagaactccaagtgtcgtccctccgtagatagtccacagcacgtccggatccgccttaagcttgaccaactaggatcacccttaaggtacttagaattttcggcacttataggcaattgtgtgactgaattttttctctcaaaaatcactttgaatacttgaatactcgatgtaaatatgtgaccctaggcacctatttatagagttatggaaaaggatttggaatcctattaggatactaatttatttaattataatcctactaggactctaattaaataaactaaatcttttaggattagatttaatcatatgaaaaatcccggtagccttaggattcgagtaacacacttcgagtgatacgctagcaccgcacgcaggccttgcggcccacgcacagcgccaacccactcgtcgcagccccgcgcgcgcgccaaggccattgctgggcctggccttgcgctggaccgggcgtggcttggcagcgtgtttttgggcgcttgggcttgctgagcgtaggcctggcttcgtgctgggccttcgtctagcaagtctcgtccgatgctaattcgtacgacgcgcttccgattaaattcccgattccggaatttatttccgatacgaacaatatttaatatttccgattccggaattaatttccgtttcgaacaaatatttaatatttccgtttccggaattaatttgcgattccgataatatttccgattctgacaatatttccgtttccggcaatatttccgattccggcaatatttccattttcgataatattttccgatacgtaccatgcttccgtttccggcaacatctacgacttggataatatttatattttcgatacgatccatatttccgtttccggcaatatcatcgtttccggagcattcatttcttgcctgtgacgatctcagctcccactgaaaccaagatccgtcgattccgaatatccatagatggagtatttaatgccattaaatacttgatccgtttacgtactatttgtgtgaccctacgggttcagtcaagagtaagctgtggattaatatcattaattccacttgaactgaagcggcctctagctaggcattcagctcacttgatctcactgaattattaatttgttaattaatactgaaccgcatttattagactttaacatagaatgcatacttggaccaagggcattatttccttcatgaatcaGCTGTAAAGCTGTAAACCTATGAAACTTGCTATTGGattctttatatttttcttttcaatgCCCACATTgccccccctctctctctctctccaaaCCAGAGGCCCACAGCACAGATAAAGTCTTTTTGAGtgattgaggagagagagaaatcaagTGTCAGACTGTCAGCTTTTAGCTCAAGTCTTCAGAGAACAGAGTACAAAACTCCCCACGTATACATGCACAAAAGTCCTACACTTTATCAAGTGTTACTTTAAATTAGTGAGAGTTTTCCTGAAGCTAGGAAAAATTTGAAATGCACCAATAGACATGGACAAACTGTCCCAGACTTACATAACCAAACCAACAGAACTTCAAAGGACAGTAGGAAAGTAAATTCAGATCTTTCATGAGAGGAAACTCATTGATTTACAAATAACAAGTAAGGTGCTAAAAAATAGATACCCTTCGATGGTTTCAGACTATTCAGAGAAACTGTTCTGTTCTGAATTCACAATCTTCAATTATGTAGATTCAATGCATTTAATAATAACCTAAATGATTCATGCATTATCTCAGAAACAAAGATAGAAAGACAGGAAATCGTCAACAGACAAAACTTACATGTTTACATTACAGATCAGAAGATAAAATTACATGTTTACATTACAGATCAGAAGATAAACTTACATGTTTTTCCACAGTTTCAGGCTTGTTTAGGATATTTCCTGTTTTGTGAGTGTCGAACCAAAACTTCTCAAAACTTGGAGGATTTCCAGAACTTCCACCCTACAAAAAATTCAATCAATATATCACACTTCTAGAAAACAAAGTAATTGATGTAAACATTATTTTCGTATGGATGTCATATTACCATGTCATACTTTATTTGTCGAAATGGCTTACTTCCCGTACGCTGTGGCATGGTTACTGCACCTCTATTTTCAGAATTTTTCCCACCGATTTTCTGAAATACAATGATGAAACAAAGCATGAATTAATGTATCATTGGGATAAATACAATGAAGAAAGTGCACGGATGAAACCTTGTAGTTGTCACTATGGTAATAAACTCTCACAAGCCATTCCCAATCATACTTATCCATGTTCCTTGGCACCCTCGTTATAGCTTGTCCCATAGACTTGTTCTTTACGTGATCTTGAAACATTTTACCTTGCCATTTCCTCCAAATTTCCTTCATATGATTAATTGTAGAGGTACGCTCTTGTTCCATGTCCTCGCTCTCAAACTTCTCCTAGAAGTATTCAAACTTTACAGGTTAACAAAAATCTAATTGTGAGGTAACAGAAAAAAGTACAGCATTACCATACAAATCGGAGGTTAAACCAAAACTTAAACCATAATATGTGGTCCTCTTGCTGGAGCTGGGGGCAGTCTTAATGCAAACAGAGCACTTCTCTGACTGCAGTAGTGCAACTAGTGTTtcagtaaaacaaaaaaaacaacagTAGCAAATATCCATACCTGTAAAACAGCCCACATATGTTCTACATTATCTGAGTCCAAATCTTCCCATTTGTGAACTCTCACGGGACACAAGTTGGGGTTATGAACAATTTTCCCAAAATACCTTGTGAATTCATTTCCATCATCACCCGCTACTCGACCTTCATAAAACGCTACCCGAAGTTTCTTCCCAGCTGAAAGATGTGCAGCCTTCTTGCACTTATTTCTTCCTCGAGGTACTAGATTGAGATTCTTCGTCTTTACCGGAGCACTTGAAGAAGAGCTAGCTCCAATATTGTTAGTATTTTCTACTTGACCTACTTGATAACAACAAAAATTAATTAGAAACAGGCTTATCCAAATAAAACAAGCAATAAATCACAAAATTTGATACAACAAGAAATAAATCACATTATCTGACCTTGTAAGAGACTGTCCAAGTCATCTTCGAACGGAATATCCTGGGCTTGTTGATTTATTTCTTTACCTCTACTATTCATGCGATTCCTACCAAGTATTTCCTTTATTTTTGCAAAAGGGGCCATATTATTCTGCAATATTACCAAAAGAACagttaataatatttataacaGTTAGTAATATGTATATTGAAAGAACTCAATACAAACAAAAAGTATATACTTATATTACTTATTTACAAATGACACTTGATCGTTTTAGGTTCTACTTCTCTTGGAACTTCCacttgttttctgttttctccTTCTTTTTATCTCACTTTTATCAACAATTATGGGTTCACCTTCTCCAATTGCATTACAGATCTTACCACCTTTCTCAAAGGAAACATGTGGAAGCCACTCTGGAAGAAATCGTTCGGACTCATTTAACTGAAACGCCTCATTTTCGTTGTCTGTCTCATTTGTATCATTATTGCACTTTGATATTGTTTTATACAAGTCCCTAGGTTGTGTTTTCTCAGCTACATGCCAACCCTTATTAGCATTGTCAACAACATAAAAGGCTTGTGATGCTTGACTAGCTAACACAAATGGTTCATCTGTTTTCAAAAGGCGACGACAATTGATGCTCCCTGTACCATATTCATCGATCTTCATCCCATTCTCAGTATCATGCACATCATACCACCGGCAACGAAACAATGTCACACGTTTAGCACCCAAGTATTGCAAACTCACGACTTGTGTTAGCACCTCGTAGTAGTCGAAGAAGCTATTACTCATATCAACTTCACCAACCACAACTACTCCACTATTTTGTGTTACTAAGCCTCTATCACGCTCTTCCGACTGAAATTTAAATCCACTTGTAATGTAACCACCAAAGAACATAGCAGTTTCCATTGGACCACGCCCTATAGAGAGCATCTCATCATTTATCCGACCTTCCTTTTGCAAATATTCAGCCTGTTTGAAAAAGAAGTTTGAAGAGTAAGAGTGACATTAAAATAGCCTTAACATTTGATATAGAAAGCCAGAAATGAAAGTTGTCTGAACAATCAGATTATTCCATGTTGTCTTGCATCCTGGTTGACTTGGCCTTAACATTTTTTGGCTGAAAGTTGAACATTACTGGTTTAAGATTGTAGGTTCTTACTAAAATGGTCTTTTAGCTAATGATCTCACGTTCTGTCCTTAACAAGGATACATAGAAGATTCTGACCAATGAAAAAGAGTTCCAAACAACTACCACTGGTTTCAAAACATAAGGAAAGATCATTACTACTCACCAAATACCTCAAAAAGATCCTACATCAATTGTCCTATTAGAATCACAACCAATAAATAAATCAATCTCCAATACTTATTTGAACAATCGATTAATGATATACCCAAATCGAAGTGAGTGGCAAACTACTAGCCTAATTACAATTACCATATCAAGAAATTAACTTTCATCAAAGATTTCAAAAACCCAAATCAACTGCCATTGCAAAATAAtgatcaaattaataaacaaaaaGAGAACAAGAATCGAAACAGGAAATTAAACATACTCAAATCAAAATGAGCTCCAAACAACAAGCCAAAGCATACCATTGCAGTTACTAAATCAGGACCTGATCAACAGTTCatcaaaactttaaaaattCCCTACATTATCTCTATCTTTCCAGAACAATGAACAAATCAAGAAAACAACACAAACCCAATGCCAAGTTCCAAAACAACCAACCAACCAAAGTTTCTAAATCAGGAACTGAACAACTATGCAGTACTGAAATATGAAATATGCAGGCAGATAAATACATAAGGACATAAAGACTATGTCAAGTAACTTTACCGCTTTACGAAATCACTTTATGAAACTTGAATTCCAACTTTGAATTGGTATCTCCAAGCCTCTTTTATCTACCACCTCATGAAATTTCCTGCATTATGTTATATTTGTAAGCAtaataaaaacaacaaaaagtaccaaaagaaaaagaaaagcaaaACATAACTTACTGGATAAATGGTTGCACCTCTCGACAATTCTTGAGAACATATGCATGGGCCTGCTCCCACTCGTGTAAGGCTAAGTCATGTGCTTGTCCAGCCCCTAATGGTCGTCCAAGGTGACAGAATATGGATAGTCCTCCAAGATTTTCAATGACACCACCATCAAAGTTCCTTACCGGGCGATTGAATTTAGTATTTATGTCATGCAAATACCTTGAAATCAAAGTCGAGCATTCATAATCTGCAAAAGCTTCTGCTATCGACCCTTCTGGACAAGCTCTATTACGAACAAACGACTTAAGAGTGTACAAAAACCGCTCCACCGGATACATCCATCTATACTGAACAGGACCCCCAAGTAAAGCCTCCGTAGGCAAGTGAACCGTGAGATGTACCATAACCGTAAAAAAAGAAGGGGGAAAAACTTGCTCAAGTTTACAAAGGGTTATGGGAATTAGAGTTTCTACGCGCTCCAACTCATCTAGCCGAATTTCTTTAGCACACAATATTCGGAAAAATGAGGACAACTCAAAAAGCGGCTCatatactgaaggaaataatgcccttggtccaagtatgcatataatgttaaatctaataaatgcggttcagtattaattaacaagttaataattcagtgagatcaagtgagctgaatgcctagctagagggcgcttcagttcaagtggaattaatgatattaatccacagcttactcttgactgaacccgtagggtcacacaaatagtacgtaaacggatcaagtatttaatggcattaaatactctatctatggatattcggaatcgacggatcttggtttcagtgggagctaagatcgtcacaagcaagaaatgaatactctggaaacgatgatattgccggaaacggaaatatggatcgtatcggaaatataaatattatccaagtcgtagatgttgccggaaacggaaacatggtatgtatcggaaaatattatcggaaatgaaaatattgccggaatcggaaatattgccggaaacggaaatattgtcagaatcggaaatattatcggaatcggaaaataattccggaaacggaaatattaaatatttgttcgaaacggaaattaattccggaatcggaaatattaaatattgttcgtatcggaaatgaattccggaccgcgaatttaatcggaagcgcatcgtacaaattagcatcggacgaggcttgctagacgaaggcccaacacgaagccaggcccgcgcccagcaagccaagcacccaaacacggagctgccacagcctcgccaggcccagcaaggccataggcgcgcgcgggcttatgctcgtgggctgcgaggcagcgcgtgCTCgagtgggccgcaaggcttgcgcgggtgcgtgcgttcctcgtgatcgtgcaacactcgtgttcgtaacgaatcctaatcctattggaatttgtgcattgattaaatcctaatcctaatcctaagagattaaatttattatttagagttctaataggattctaattaataaatccatatcctagtaggattataattcctttcaataaactctataaatataggcctagggtcacatatttacatcaagatttgaagtatttaaaatataagattttcaagcaaaaatcagccaaacacttgcaacccaaatagccgaaaatcctagtaaccttaagggcgattctagtgggtcaagcttaaggcggatccggacgtgctgtggactatctacggagggaagacacttggagtcctaaagacttgttcttgttcggttccggcgcagctagggagggcacgcaacaaagtgtatgcatctgaattatgctaaatgattatgtgtaaataatatgtttcctggctttatggtttttccgcatgatttatgtttattcatatgtatcataacctaacagtggtatcacgagtctcttattattttcataatctaaattgcatgaacatggttaaattttaaaaatttgcaaagaattaaaggggtgattaatttccgtaattaattgcaaattgcgtttatttaattatatgtacgcagtttttcggcagtttcttcgttactcatccaaatcgagtgatttttgtgtcaattccgcatgtaaaaggcattctaaaattttgacaaaaatagtaatattcggccgaacccagaattcccaaattcgaagcctaactatgacttttcggaggttttagtttttcgaacgcaaaagtttgtaaatttaagatgttaaattaagtatttgcgattcttgttgagaaatcttgagtttttgattgacctactgtatatgtttaacaattatgaatgcctagacttgttaattatacaacctaatttgtaattatgattaatttgttgaaattcgaataattttgaattgatttgtttttcataattaattaataatttaattaggtatccatgattaaagtacaccataaaaattgttaatttatgttaaatttttaacttttatgacctagatttgaatccatgttaatcggaaattaattgattaataaattttcgatttttcgccctaaaattatgaaattaatatgttttattaatttgtcataattttgaattaaattttttttaaaatatttatgaatacgcccataaatgttgcacgcacaaagcaatggaagctacgtgttacccttaaggggtgttgtatagtgcgggcacgagacaacgagcaagggagctcgtcgcccgtgcggtactaatgcagcgagcaacgagcctGGCATGCGCAAGGCTATGCGCCTAAGGGGCGTGTGCTACGCGTGTGGGCGATGGGGCAACGGGCTagcaagtgcagcgagcaaggcaagcacgtgtgggcagcgatggatgctgcgccacacatgcgctgcgtcgctcagcagcacgccaaggcagtagccaaggcagcgacaagcgcagcacaacgtgcacgcgagcagcgttggctggcctgtctagcgagcgttgcccagcagcgcgccaaggcgatgggcgagtgggctgcgcgcaagcgtggctcgctgggcctgacgcattggtacgttgttgcttgggctttgcggtacgatcaatcgagtgacaaggggtttgttgcttgttggacttgacgaggtatgggcgcaagcccatggccttgtcttgacccgattggttcgctttaaattttaatttgaatttttcagttcggaaataattttaattaacgttaaaattaataatttaaattgttttctcgggatttaattttgattattatatttattataaattttaatttatactaattattttactaaaattaaaccttgaattaatttaaattcgtttaattcaactgaaataaattaaattaatggattcgattataattttatatgagctttaaattttaattaaacttgtatgtttccggttagactagaaatacatttttatgtttaaaattagtaaagcatataaagttattggtttaagtgggagcatttttagtcataaactcttgattaggtctacaaatcctttaaggttaaacaacttgattagaattaataaggactgaataattggtagattattggtgcccttaattaattgctgcaaatatttatgtgatgcatacaatgtgttttaactaaccaattatgtgggtcattcatgataatgaatggatgaatggtatatattgtatatgtactgttttgcaggttatgaagtgactagtatggcccaaataggatagaaactatggtctgcgtaccattaatttgaatgtaattggtctaaagcaccaaatttatttttcaattcaaatatggtctgcgtaccatcaaatagttgtaattagtttaattatagcttatcctatttgaagaaaatggcgcctcccacggtaaaattcaagacgaagtttccaatccattttcaagacggactttgaagttgaagcttcaagatgaagtcgggccatactagatcacaattatcttatgcatgctgtaagttatttattgcttttaaatatgtcttaaatatgcatgagattgtggcttgattatgttgcatgattaaggattttagttcacttaaaatctaaccaacatagtaagagccttaagttccaaacttaaaaattgagttaaaaggtgtcatgccaaaataacacttacttggatatcctttacatcgatcttagtaatagttttccgccatagcgaggtgttacttatcgatactaaaggggtaaggtacacaaataattgtgagtacatgttagttttggtgaaactcaacgatataagtaacgagtcattttatgtcgtggcaaaatcgataggtttacctaataagtttttagacgtacctatcaaccaagagtagttctagactattagaaaaaggcttttgcttacctaaaatgttttagaattgagtcaaaatacataatgtgcttaattcttcaatggttttagggtcttggaatcattttattcacaccggccggaaaaataaattcgaataaataggaaaacaaggaacaaatgaaaggaaataatgcccttggtccaagtatgcatat contains:
- the LOC110781202 gene encoding uncharacterized protein, with the translated sequence MAPFAKIKEILGRNRMNSRGKEINQQAQDIPFEDDLDSLLQGQVENTNNIGASSSSSAPVKTKNLNLVPRGRNKCKKAAHLSAGKKLRVAFYEGRVAGDDGNEFTRYFGKIVHNPNLCPVRVHKWEDLDSDNVEHMWAVLQEKFESEDMEQERTSTINHMKEIWRKWQGKMFQDHVKNKSMGQAITRVPRNMDKYDWEWLVRVYYHSDNYKKIGGKNSENRGAVTMPQRTGSKPFRQIKYDMGGSSGNPPSFEKFWFDTHKTGNILNKPETVEKHEMIKKTIQENPEMEVFDVIEECFGRQNKGYVVGYGGSVKPKDLRGPLPNRFDLEMKLNKLEMLMKCYWEE